DNA sequence from the Acinonyx jubatus isolate Ajub_Pintada_27869175 chromosome A3, VMU_Ajub_asm_v1.0, whole genome shotgun sequence genome:
CCTGTGCCTGTGGCTTTGCTGTCTGATTGGGGCTGCAACTCTGGTCACTTATTCGTGGAAACAGATTTACATGGCAAATGATTCATAAACGCAGGTGCCTGGATTATTGAGAGGGTTTTTCCCCCCCAGTAGAGAATGTCTGTGTGTTTACTGTTTGTCATACAAACTCAGTCCCAAgagatttgtgtttctgtgtgtcagCCACTTCTGCTTTATGCTAAGGTACAGCTGGTATTACTCCATGCACTTCAGGGGTTCTGTGCCTTGGTAAACAATCATGTGTTCTAGGAACAGTGTGTGAGAAGGTCTAGGAACCGCTCCTATGCCAGTGCAGTGGTCCCAGAGGATTTAGGCCCTCAGAGCTTCAGAaggaaattgttttcattttccatggCCACGAATGGAAAAGAGTCAATTCAGTATTGCAGTCAAGTGTCTGAAGCTTCCGTATTATAAACCCAAACAGGGAAGTTGCTTCTCCATTTGTTAAACAAGGGTGAAAGAATTTGGTTATGCCTCTTCCCCCTGACAAGGCAGCCATCAATGGGGTAGGTTCTCTCCCATACACCTGTTGTGTCTAAAAGCGCTGGGACCTAGAGATCAGCCACGAATGACAAAAAATATGAATGCTAGTTGAATTTCATCTGTCTGACCCACAACATTCCTAAACACAGCATTCAGTTCATCTGTTGAGCTCCTACATATGCCAGGTATCATGAGAGGCAGTGGGGATATGGGATATATATGGCaggtaaacaggaaaaaaaaatctaatacaaaATGATACCTCCCTATGGTTAAGAAAGTATAAAGGTCAAGAGCCACACATGAAGCAGACACTTACTGCtctggagaggaacagagaatgcTCCAGAAAGACAGAAGGTTTTGAATTTGAGCTAGTCACAGGGGTGGATAGGGAAGGGATTTTCCAAGAAAGTGCAAAGGCCAGGAAGCAGAAGGCAGCAGTTCGTGGTGGAAAGCCCAGTGTTCCTCAAAGGCAAGTGTGATGTGGCATCAGGTGATGACAACCCAGGATACATAGACAACAAGTCTAGAAGGGCCTCAAAGGCCAGGCTGGCAAGGGGAGGGTGGCAGTGGGGACAGGGAGATCATGGAGGAGGACCAGGTATTATCCCAGGCTTCAGCTATGCTGTGCGGGAGGGCAAAGGGAAATGGATGAGGTGAGGCCACGTAGAAGGTGGTGATGAGCTAGACTGGTGTGACGAAGGAGAGTGAGGGGCTGAGGGTGGAGGGCCTCTCCAAGAGCTCTAGGAGCAGAGCTATAGGGGTGGTACCTAGGCTCCTCAGGACAAAGGAAAATTTCTCTGTCCCGTGATTATAGTCTCAGCTCATGCCGGATATGGGGCTGGgctcccatcccctcacccaccctttCAGATCCTGCCCCATCTACCAGCCCTGCATGCAACCTGGTGAATGACCTTCAAGGACTTTCCCGCATCCCCTGGGAAGTGAGAAGAGCTCTCAGCACAAACTCCTGTCTCCTCAACTCACCGTGAGCAGGTTGATCAAATCCATGTTGGGTTCTAAGTGGTGGGAGGCATTCTGCAGAGACACCAGTTCGCTGAGGGTAACGGAGAGCTGGTGCATTTTTACAATGTTAACTTTGTTGTCCTCCATCCAGTCTGGGAAAATGACATGGACTGCTATCAAGTCTTTCAAGTGGACGCCAAGGATGGGAATCTTGAAGCCCTCGCAGTCGGCAAAGGCCTTGCGGTAATTGCAGTAATTGCCGTTGGAGGAGACCAGCTCTGTCATTTCGTTCCAGTTCTGGAACAGATGGAAAAGTAGGATTTTCAAACAGTCTTCCCTCCTAcccacccccaggccctgccatGTGTGGCTAGGAAATTCCTCAGCCACTGAGAGAAGTATCAATTGCACGAACACTGATGCAGGGAAATTATtaacctagaaaaagaaaattagaaaaatgtccTGGGCCTGGCTATATGAGCTAGACAGTGTGTTCTATTCTACTGCAAAACAGAAACTGCCCGCACCTCTGCCTTCCTACTGGGGCTGGTAGGGTGTTAAAAAGCATCAATCATCTAGAAGTGTTTGGCAATTCATGGAAATACTACAGTCCACAAACATAAGCATGTATTGTATTAAAATACAGTATGTAGTATAGTACAGTTGTTGTTCTAAGAAAGTTGCATTCAAGATATTACTTAAAGGTTAACCTGGAATGGGATGGGGTAGGAAAAGCCACACCGAGGTATGAGATAGCTGTGGTTTGGGACTCTGCCACTAACTAGACAGGTGACCTTTGGCAAGTAACTTCATTTTgaggggcctcagtttccttttttgtaagaaagaagatttcaaataatttttgaagatcCACTGGTGGTTCCAAGCCTCTAAGAGCCTCCACTGAATTCTTACTCATCACAATGTGTAAAATGTGTTTTGCTCTTTACTTGAAATTCAGTACGAAGCTCAAGGAAAATAAGACACTTACATAATGAACCCCAGTATGCTTAGAACGAGTGATATGTTTTAGGTCAGAGAGCAACACTTCTTGGCTTACAACCTCCTGTTTACCGCTGGTTGCCTAAGAGCAACCAGACCTTCCTCAATTTTGATCAGTCTACAACTTTCTGAAAGCAGCCCTGTGACTCAGATGGAGCTGTCTCCATTCCTAGGCCCAAGTTTGGGTTCTGATTTACCATCATTATAATTCCATCCCTCTTGTTTGTGATTGGTTCAAGAACACAGAGGTAAGCCAATCGGTACATTATATTCTTCTAGCAATTGTTATTGGTCCAGGGGTGAAAATGTGACCTGAGATGGTCCAATCTGCCTAAAAACAACGTCTTTCATTCCATGGGGGCAGGGCTGAAGGCGGAAGTTTTCCCTGTCTCCGACTTGCAGACAGCCCAATCAGGAGAAAGGCCGATCTAAGGAAACAAACAACTGATACTGAAAGGTAGGCAGAACTACTGAGCCAGAGCTCTAATCAGATTATGCCTGGAGTTGGCCCTGCTTTTTGTACTTCCAGGTATGTGAGATGACCCATTGCCTTACTGTCTAAGcaatttcaagattttttaaaacttatagcTGAAAGTGTCCTTACTGATACAGCACACTACATGCTtacaaagaaatcttttcctaaagatgaaatgttctttttcactgacaaaggaaaaatattattattgtggTCTGGAAACAAATATGGCAGAAAAAGCTcagtttaaaaagacaaagatcattgtttaaaaaaaatatatatatatatatatatatatatatatatatatatatattttttttttttttttttttttttttttttcctgagaactCAGCTATAAATCTGAGGGATTTCTAGACAAGGTCaacatctctctcttcctttgtatcTGTCCACTGTGTTTAACACTGTGCTATGAATACAGCAGGTGTTCATTGACTTGATTTGAGGAGAGTAGGGTAGGAATGATTTGTCTTATTTGCCTTGTACGCCCTGTGTGTGTCACAGTGCATATCACATAGTTAGCACCAAGTGCATATTTGTGGAGTACTCACAACTGCAATATGTTAATGGTATTCTTGTTGGGACACTTGGTATTCTTAAAGGCCTTCTTATTGGGACACTTGCCACCACTTCCAACCTGTTTTTGCCAGTGGTGTGCCTATTCCCTTCCTATTTAATTCCCCATGTGTAACCAACCACTGTCTAGGAAGAGAACTTTCCCCTTCTGATAGGAACATCCTATCCCTAAACAATTTACAAATAACTTTTGTACTCAGGATTGGAATTTAATCCATCATACCTTTGTAACTTCTGAGGAAAGATGAGAATGGGTCTCCTTGAGGCGTGAGATAGAACTATGACTAAGGCCTCCCACCACTGCCATCAGAGTGTTAAAATTTTTGAGCTGAAGGAGCttctgcaataaaaaaaattaccatcaaTACTTTGTAATAATTTTTCAACTATTCCAGCCTCTCTGACGTACAGGTGAATGCACTATTTTAATAACAAGGATCTAGGACAAATAATATCAATTTAACATGAAGCACAAATGCAATCCACCAGAAAAATATATCCATCATTTTACAGAAAACGTTACAACGAATGCTTCCAAGTATTACCAATTAAAGGCAGTCTTCGTGCATGAGAGAAGTATGATGTTCACCACCAGATATTATGAATACTTTAATTGTCCTTTATGGTGTGAACCCCAAATTTCTTTGATGACTTTTCTCTAGAGGGAACAAACATCTAGAATCCTTTAAGAACCCCAGGCTAATGCCCAGACATACATACCTTGGCAACATTGATAAACTTTGTAATGACTTCTGCCCTTTGCTGGGGGGTTGGTTTGCTAAGAACCATCAACTGGACCCACTTAGAGATTCCATTAAATAAAGCAATAGATCTCTCCAAGGTTGGGTTATTCTCCAGGCAGCCATGGATGACATAGCTTTGGTAATCAGTGAACTAGTAAAGGAAGATTCAGAGACTGAATTATAATGGAGTCTTTGTAAAATCAGAAATTAGAACGTTGTGTGGAAGATGTGAGACTCTGTTTCATAACAACataatgatttctttcatttcacatttATGATGGTATCTTACACATTTGAATATACACGTACCCTTAACATATTATTTTGCTGTGTTTCACTCCACCATACACAGATACATGCTTACACATCACAGTGTTGGACAGGGCGGGAGGGACAAGAGTCTAAGTCACATTCCAGTGAATCTCAAATTTGCTGGATCATAAGATCCACCTGAGGCATTTGCATTATAACATATTGGTTTCTGGGGACACTTCAGACCTAAAGGATCAATATCTCCAAAGGAAGAACCCAAGAGTCTTCATTTTTCACCCACTACTTGTGATTCCAACAGCCAGGCAAGTCTGAGATACAATGGCacacattaaagaaaaggaaatgaatacaaatataatGATTTCAAGTCAGAATAATTTTGTacagttttttaagaaaaaagaagaagaaaacaataattgAAGTAAGGCAGCTCCTTAGCAAAACAGACACCTTTTGGGGGAGTCAGCATGGATGCCACCAAATACATGTGAGCCTTCTATCATGTAAACAATGCAGGGGGTTCCCTCTGATGGCCTGCCAGGAAGGGATCATTAAGGTCCTCTCCAAATAGGATTATTTTGTGAAAAGAATCAGTCTTTCAGAAATCCATACTTCTAACCTCATGTTCTTCTTTGCAAGTAATAATGTAATTAATTTCCTGGCACCTTGGAAAAGAAAGAGTGATTGCCCCAGAGCTTGGTGAGACAAAGCCTGATCGTGAGCCATTGTGGAAATAGTCTCATAACAAGTAAATAGAGAGTAGGTGGCTAGGAAGAGACCACagtcaagaggaagagaaaggaggtggagaaggaacaCTATTAAGATGGAGTAGGAAAGAAAAGTTTAATTCTGGCTCTCTATATCTGGAAATAAACAACCTGATGTGAGAGTCTCATCAAAGCCTACAATTCTTATTCTCAACCTATGCCCGTAATTAGGCATTTATACAAATCCCAACCTAAATAAATATGTCTTCCCTCAAATGGAGGGCCTAGCAAAACATGTTCACTTGGGAGAAGTCAATGGAGCTAAATAAACCTTGAATGGTTAAATCTCCACTGAGTATTTAGAAAATCATGCTTTAATCGTATGAAAGGAGACATTGAAAATAGCAACAGATATATAGCTCCTAAGCCATAAAATAAAGGCAGGATAATATTTATCTTTGGTTAAAAGGGATTGTTCCTGTGAATTAAGGGCACTTTTCCAGTGGAGCACAATGACAGAGGCTGCCAATATGAAAACGCAGCTCTTGGGAAAGTTGGCATGGTGGTTGTTATCcttggaagaataaatgtcaGTTTCTTACTGAGATCCTTCTAAAAGATTTATGCTCCAGAAAAGTGAGGTGCTCAGCCAATTCAATGGGCTCCAGATGGTCAAACAGCAGACAGGCTTTTCCCTTCTTGGAtacttttttcctctgtgtgaCTCTTCTCATCCAGTCATAGGAAGGACTATAAAAGAAACAGTGAGTCTGGTCAATGTGCTGAAAGGCCATTTCACTCAATGGAAGTTATTAACCTACTGACTCTGTAACTCTTGGCCTGCTTCCAGGAGCTTGCGCGAAATACACGCCCTGTCCTTCATATTTGAAGAGAAAACCACTGACCCACTGCCAATAGAACATAAACTTTGAGTTGTTTTTCCAGACAGGGTGGGTTTGCACCGATCCATCCAGAATTTCTTACTTGCTCTTTCTTGTGACCAGTAAGGTTTGGATCACAGGGGAGAGGTCAGGGTTAGGTGTATAAATTTGGCAGATTATCAATATATACGATGGTGATTGAAGGCACATGAAAACCACCTGAAGTTGGGTTCTTACACATATGGATTATCTGAAAAATTCGTTATAAAGACAGAGGACTGACCTCACtgccagagattctgatttactAGGAATGAACCTgaataatctgtatttttaacaacatCCCTAATGATTCCTGGATCATGCACTGTTGATCAAGACTCTTAAAGAAGTATTCTAGGAAAATGGACCAGAGTATGAATGCCCAGGACACAAAAACATATATTTGCAAGACGGATAACCATACTTAGGGCCATTGCATAGTTTTCTCTGTACAAAGTTAACTAGTAGATATAAAATGCGAATCTAATTAGCACTGAGTTCCTAGTAAATGAGCTAACCAGTTCATGGCAAAACAATGGTCAACATTTGTAAAGCCTCAGGCTGATCTCAGAAGCACATAGCAcagggcttctcaaacttgaatgtgcaCATGAATCGGCTAGTGCtctcttattaaaatgcagtttcCAATTCAGCAGGTTtagggtggggcctgagattctgaaTTTCTACTGAGCTCCCATGTGATGCCAGTGCTACTGATCTACAGGCCACACTATGAGTGGCAAGGACTTAGGAGACAGGAACTAGACTTAGTAACTAAGTACTCAGCATCTATTACATGCCAAATGCTCTCTTACTATGCATTTATTGGATGCTCATAGTAGCCCCATGACCAAggtactatccccattttatacataaagaaattgaggcttgGAAAGATGAACTATGTCCAGTGGGGCTGTGCTTATTTTGCAGCAAGACTTTCTTCACAAGAGCACACCTTGATTCTGAAATAGTATGGACTGAGGTCAAGCGGGACCATCACTATTCCATCCCCTCATCATGACTCATCATGTTTGAAAGAAGCTTGTGCCACTCTTACATGCTGGATATGTCGATGAGGCTGATGTGTTTTTCATACCCTAGTTGGCTAGCTACTTCTCGGAATTCTTCAGTCATACGGATCAAACCAAGGTCCAAATTAAACTCTGCAGGAAACTTGAGAATCCAGTACCTGAAAGGCATCAAATATTTTTGACGATGAGAAGATTTCAAGCTAGACCTTTATGGAAATTattgtatcattttacagatTACATTTCACCATAAACCCAGGACCATACCCCAAATTAGCAATCTCCTGTTCCCCTCCGCATGATACCAGCTCTCACTTTTCCCTCCTTCAATCAAGGACCCAAGTCTACCATtccctctctgagtctctctttctgaccctaaGTCCTGAGTGTCTCTACTCTCATCTAAGTGCAGGAAACTCTTCTCCCAGTTCATGGCAACTACATGGGAAAGTATATGGtggggaaatagaaaagaaatgaatttactCTTTCTAACAGTTAGTTTCATTCCCTAATCACATTTGCTATGGCTTGacctctaaaagaaagaaaaattcaactcCCAGGAACAGAGGAGAGCCAATTTAATCAAAATCAGTAAAAGAGGGATAGGAGTCCATTCTATTGCCAAACTAGGTCTGCCGcttggggaaaaagaaattatcaacaATTCCAGAACCATAAAGTAGAAGACAAATTACATGTATAAGTATATTTACCTCATGAAGTAGCAGATCTTTAACCGAAATTCATCACAGTTTTCTCCACTGGCATCTCGATACGTACACtagttaaagaaaaaatccttGTACCTTGTTTCCTTTGCCCACACCTGCAGCTGTTTGACCAATTTAGATGAATTCCTAATAAGAAGTCCATACCAGGGACATGTGAGTTATATGGATGTTCAAATGGGGAGACAACAAGCTCTGATGATATCAGCACTGAATAATTGTAACCTATGCACTATTACACCCCCATATTGAGTCCTGGAGACTCTCAGACTACACTGAGGACCGGGATATTGCTCGCTTTCAAGAACCTCTGCTCAGGGTAAATGTCCCCTTACCCTCTCCAATATTCCCTTCTATCCTGAGGCTGTaggaaggatggagaggaaaAGTAGAAAGTGGAGGAAGCTTGCAATGAGCCAATGGAAGCCCACATGGCCCTAATACTTGACAGACCCTCTGCCTATCAGGCTCCTACCCCGTAAGGCTTCCCAGTCATGTGGAGGCCCCTGGGGCTGGAAGCAGGCTGATAATAAACATTAGATCTCCAGGAATAAAACCTCCTTATACATGTGAGgctattttgtcattttgtgtcaTTTGGCTTTCAATCACCTTTTGGGACTGCACTGTGTACAAAAGTGGTAGATTGCTAAAAGCTCTTACTAGAATGGGGTTTctgggtctttttgtttgtttctttgcttgcttttgtATCAGAAGGAAATCTGAAATTAATATCAACCAACCGATTACAATAAACCTGTTAGACTGTTCTTTGTGTCTTGTCAACAAGGGAAAATGTGAAAACTTAGGTGGCATGTGTGCCTGATTTGTGCCTTATTTTGGTTGGCATTTCCATATGTCTAAACCATATCCTCTGTGTCCATCATTTTGCCATCCTAAAAGGAATAAATTAGGTCTTAAATAAGTGTTGACTATCCTTTCATTATACTAACAGCAGAAATGTTTAAGACAAATTAGAAACATTCAGCCTAAGCTTCCGTTTCATTGTATATCTAGTGATTATTTTCAAGTACAGCCAAAACACCCAGATGGATAGTCAACTCTTTGGTCCATCATGCAGATGCCTTGTGTagacatctatatatatatatccacaaaaCAGCTGGATAACTGACTGAAGACTGTTTATTCATCTTAATTTACCAGCTTTTGTTAGACACTCTACTAAATACAGAACTTGATTTATGATTGTAAAAATTATGCAGTagttgaaaggatatatgcagaGAAGTTTTTCTGCCAATTCAGTGGAAGATAAATACCATCGGTGCATCAGTAGAACTATTCTTGGCAAATAACTATTGTTCAGCTCTCCATTgtcatctgttaaaaaaataaaataaagtgagggGTGAGGAGACAACAGTATTACTCTTTTTCTGATATCAGTAGAGAAACATTAGTGTCAAAATGTCTCATAGACCCAATTATTGTTTGGGTCTTCCTTGCAAGTTGAGTGAATAGGTAGGTCTCACCCTCCCTCTGGTGTTagattgccagatttagcaaatagaaATACAGAACACTTAGTTAATCTCAATTAAGGTAAaccaaaaatagattttttagcATAAGTATATCCAATGCATTATTTAGGATGTACTTACACTAAAAATGTAccttatatgaaattcaaatttaactgatcATCCCATATTTTATCTGGCCACCCGACTCTGGTCTAACACTTcctataataataaattaaaaaaacaattaaaaaacaacccCTTTGTGATTCCATTTGTGCAAAGAATATCCTGAAATGCTGAAGTGGATACATAAACAACATAAAAAGCATGTAGCTTAGTAGAAGGTACAAGTCATATAAACAAATATAGAATGCAGCAGATTGTGCTACCCATGCTTGTCTGAGACAAAAGACTGAGGAATAACCATAGCCCCATATACCAAGTACCATAAGAAAGTCCCAAAGGGCTGTGGGAGGAATCAATCCACACTGCTGACAGCGGGGATTAGGAATGGTAATATGAACACCTGAAATGGCAACTGAGATGGTCCCTGAAGCAAATTTTAGTGAAGGAGTGTAATAAAGGTGTAGGCATAGAAAGATGCAAGGATGTCCCAGAAACATTAAGTGGACCATGTGGCTGGCATATTAGCTGTGGGAAGTAAAGTGAAGAAGATGCAGAGAGGGCAGTGATCCTGGGGGAGACAGATTGGGGTCAATCAAAAAGGACTCAAATCCAGAGGTGGAGATTGAATTCTGTTTCACAGCAACACTTGCACGTGAAAAGGGGGATGTCAGAGCATCAAGATACGTAAAAGGGAGAAAACCCTCATACCAAACATCTCAATGCAAGTGCTCAGCAGTTCGTCTAGTGTTGCTGCTTTTCCAAGTCCACTTGACCCCATGGTTATTAAACCGTTGTCAAAAAACTAGATACATTTTCAGCAATAGGTAGACCATCTCCATAATCATGCAACTTGGTAACGTTTGTGCTAGTACTGGTGTCTGTCCTTAGTTATACTCCAAGActctaaagaaacaagaaaagaaagttattaGACTAGAGTTCAGACCTCATTATAGCATTACTTTCCTACCGAAAAAGATAATGACTTCCATTGACTGCATCTTTTGACCAGAAAAGTATCAAAGTGACAGAGATAATATGTCAACCACCATGATGGCAAAATGCCTGCTGACCTGTTCCTTTGCctgcaggtgccccaggaccacAGAAATGTTCTGTTAAATACCAGCCCATTTTGCAGTCGACATTGTGTTGATACAATATCTTaactttcttcatattcttttttttaagtttttatttattttgagagagagaccgtgcgcatgatcaggggaggggcagagagagaggggggaagagagaatcccaaggaggttctgtgccatcagcatagagcctgatgcagggcttgaactcacaaactgtgaaatgatgacctgagccaaaaccaagagtcagacacttaactgactgagccaccgaggtgccccaactTTCTTCATATTCTTAAGAGATAAGAGAGACATTCAAGAATATTATAAATGTTACTTGGTTTAATCTTATTATAAGTATATAGAAGgaggtaaatttttttaaatgtttattttgagagagagagagagagagaaagagagagagagagcatgcacatgagtaggggaagggcacagaaagagggagagacagaatcacaagcaggatctgagctgtcagcagagcctgatgtggggctcgctctcatgaactgtgagatcaggacctgagccaaaaatcaagagacagaggcttaagtgactgagctacccaggtaccccaaaggaGGTAAATTGTAAAGTGCAAATATATTTGTGAGAATTATCCTCAATGATCATATAAACATTCAACAATTGATTTAAAAAGTCTTATTTGCATGATTTCTCTAATAGTGACATTAGTACTAGTGGGAATAGTAATAAAAGTATTAACAATAATCTGTTGAACATCCACATTATAGATCAATCACCATACCACTTTCTAGATATTATCTAACTTGACCTTCATAATAATACTGTTATGACcaacaaaataatatttcataacaaTGCTtcataaaaatagtaattattattcccaatttacagatgaggtcaTGGGATTTGCAGAGATTCAGCAACTGGTCTAAAACTACACAATTATTAAGGCCTAGAATCAGGACTCCATTGTAAAATGAagcttttagtttcctttttcccctttcattgCTCTCCCAAGTATGGATATCATACATTGTCATGATTTTGCCCCCTAATCCAGTATGAGGAATATCACTCCTCCACACCGTATCAGAAAGTTGACATAGCCAAATGATCTGTCACATAGGTAGAAAAAATGTGGGGATGACAGCTTTCTCATTTTACATCACTGTCATAGGGGAAATGGGATTGGAAACCACCTCTGAGAGTTCCTTATGCTGAAAGCATTGCTGTTGGAGgcaccatcattttatttcagagtCCTTGATGTGAGCTCCATATAGGGCTTAGAGAAGGTGAGAGCTCATCGTGATGTAAGACAGTTATCCACTTTGGGCAGTTTAATAGGTTAATGTGCCCACTGGGAATTAATCTCTTAAACTGTTTGAAGTCAGTGTCTTTTctacttttgaaatttatttatttaacaggcAATCATCAAGCACGTGACAGacgccaggcactgggctaagcaTTGAGGCTGCTGAGACGAACAAATCATTGTCCCATCCCTGCCTTCAGTAGGCTCAAAGTCAACTTCAGAAAGCAGACACATGAATGAATAGGGAAAAAAAGCTAACTTCCATGTATATGGTTGTGTTAGTTCAACGGGACCACCAAAGAGTGACATATGAGTGGGTCTGTGCAGTAGGCATATAACTCCAAAGGAAAGTTTTTACTGTGTATTATTTCTGTGTAAAACCATCTTCTTGTGCTGACGGTGCCACATTTAGAGCCTAAAAAGTAGGATTATTTCACATGTGcagtaaaaataacagaaacacgGGATCAATGCTATCCCGCTTCTGCTGCTCAAACGATTTGTGAAAGGGAAATATTAAAGATGTCTGGAAGCAATTCTTTTATGTCTCTTAACCAACTTACCTTATtggtgaggcctttcctgaccaccctatttaaaaCAACAAGACCTCTCTCCTCACACACACCTCCCACTTGGCATGCCCTACCTCACCTCCCggctttatttctcttcataACACTCGTCCCCATTTGatgtactatatattttacttgtttatttgtttttaaatctttctagCACTATAAACATAAGCTCTATGAATGcaggatttttgtgtttgttctctGGCATACTCCCCAACTCCTAAGATGTTGTCTCTCATAGAGAAGATactaaaaaaaagcatttgatgaattaatgaatgagtggatggatggatgaagaaatgaataaaataaaaattgtaagaaGTTTATCTttgaatatgtacatatttatatgaatatgttctataatatttttagtttgttttagtACTTTAAATCAGCTTTTAGTAAACAGCCTGGGATAGAGGTTCCTTCCAGCTTTCTAGACTTAATAGGATCTGTCTATATTCATAAGAACTTGGTACCTCTTCCAGGACATTTTGGGGGCAACACTTCTCTTATTTCCTTAATGTAAATTCTGTCAATCCCATTAAAAGTCAAGATTGGACAATTGACAAGTTTGATTACCCTTCATGTATATATAGACACTTTTTATCTTATGAACTCTTGTTACTGAATGGTAAATATATTGCTTAGAACCAAATGGCCTACATTAACTAAACTAGTTTCTCAGGTCAAATCTATAATTATTCAGTtggtctacttttttttaaattgtttaagtgtttatttatttttgagagagagacagagagtgagcagtggaggaacagagagagagagagggagacacagaataagaaacaggctccacgcctctgagctggcagcacagagcccaacgtgaggcttgaactcacaaactgcgaggtcatgacctgagctaaagtcagatgcttaacggattgatccacccaggcacctctattcaGCTGATCTTCTTGAGGAAGGTATTACCCTTCCATAAGGGGTTAGAAAGAAATAATGTGGTACCAAAGACCTGTTACTATGTTTGGGGTTATATTTGTGATCTGCAAGGAAGGCAGCACATGAGAGCCAGGCAGGCCAGGCTCTCCAGTTACAATCTGTTTCTGCAATCAGTAGATGTGTCTATGTCCCCACTTA
Encoded proteins:
- the RASGRP3 gene encoding ras guanyl-releasing protein 3 isoform X3 codes for the protein MGSSGLGKAATLDELLSTCIEMFDDNGELNNSYLPRIVLLMHRWYLSSTELAEKLLCMYRDASGENCDEFRLKICYFMRYWILKFPAEFNLDLGLIRMTEEFREVASQLGYEKHISLIDISSIPSYDWMRRVTQRKKVSKKGKACLLFDHLEPIELAEHLTFLEHKSFRRISFTDYQSYVIHGCLENNPTLERSIALFNGISKWVQLMVLSKPTPQQRAEVITKFINVAKKLLQLKNFNTLMAVVGGLSHSSISRLKETHSHLSSEVTKNWNEMTELVSSNGNYCNYRKAFADCEGFKIPILGVHLKDLIAVHVIFPDWMEDNKVNIVKMHQLSVTLSELVSLQNASHHLEPNMDLINLLTLSLDLYHTEDDIYKLSLVLEPRNSKSQPTSPTTPTKPVVPLEWASGVMPKPDPTVINKHIRKLVESVFRNYDHDHDGYISQEDFESIAANFPFLDSFCVLDKDQDGLISKDEMMAYFLRAKSQLHCKMGPGFVHNFQEMTYLKPTFCEHCAGFLWGIIKQGYKCKDCGANCHKQCKDLLVLACRRFARVPSLGSSHGSLPGSPSLPPVQDEVFEFPGVTAGHRDLDSRAITLVTGSSRKISVRLQRATTSQATQTEPVWSEAGWGDSGSHTFPKMKSKFHDKAAKDKGFAKWENEKPRVQAGVDVVDRATEFEPDQDEADAGETRQDGEDG